From one Saccharomyces cerevisiae S288C chromosome XVI, complete sequence genomic stretch:
- the SUT2 gene encoding Sut2p (Zn2Cys6 family transcription factor; positively regulates sterol uptake under anaerobic conditions with SUT1; represses filamentation-inducing genes during non-starvation conditions; positively regulates mating along with SUT1 by repressing the expression of genes (PRR2, NCE102 and RHO5) which function as mating inhibitors; multicopy suppressor of mutations that cause low activity of the cAMP/PKA pathway; SUT2 has a paralog, SUT1, that arose from the whole genome duplication): protein MKPNNRTCDVITNKDESLPALLLPALNSYTCDDSLLKGQISSNGRYQPFGFSDCSLLPKRLNIQAGQGSMPVSSIQCADHSYSNWQKESEKTKLPKLGCPTEYTEYYKTVSSGETTDSAVVSSIATNRLKRKRQRDGPSCDSCRIKKIKCNATIIIFLQDRNLISSISSNLHYTLSQDDINQFRMKFFRKLPDVMGTYEVIKHLDKIVLFKACTSCSRRNQKNGKCLFSRGFTKSDMNVFPKINSKLKDKSIFEMTVDDYVAAGFQTL from the coding sequence ATGAAGCCGAACAATCGAACTTGTGATGTAATTACCAACAAAGATGAATCTCTTCCTGCACTTTTGCTGCCTGCACTGAACAGTTACACCTGTGACGATTCATTGCTAAAAGGACAAATTTCAAGCAATGGCAGATATCAACCATTCGGGTTTTCTGATTGCTCTTTACTGCCAAAGCGTTTAAACATTCAGGCAGGGCAAGGATCTATGCCAGTTTCTTCGATTCAATGTGCAGACCACAGTTATAGTAATTGGCAAAAAGAATCCGAAAAGACTAAGCTTCCCAAGCTTGGTTGCCCAACAGAGTACACTGAATACTATAAAACTGTTTCTTCCGGCGAAACAACCGATTCAGCGGTTGTTTCATCTATAGCAACGAACAGactcaaaagaaaacgtCAGAGGGACGGCCCAAGTTGTGACTCTTGTaggataaagaaaataaaatgcaATGCAACAATCATTATCTTTTTACAGGATAGGAacctaatttcatcaatttcttcaaatttgcATTATACACTTTCCCAAGACGACATAAACCAGTTTCGAATGAAGTTTTTCAGGAAACTGCCTGACGTGATGGGCACATATGAAGTCATAAAACACCTTGATAAAATAGTCCTTTTCAAAGCCTGCACCTCTTGCAGTAgaagaaaccaaaaaaatggaaagtGTCTTTTTTCGAGAGGATTTACAAAATCTGATATGAACGTATTTCCCAAGATAAATAGTAAACTTAAAGACAAAAGTATCTTCGAGATGACTGTCGATGATTATGTTGCCGCTGGCTTCCAAACCCTTTAG